A region from the Microcella frigidaquae genome encodes:
- a CDS encoding methylated-DNA--[protein]-cysteine S-methyltransferase: MSPLPAPSGLLVIDSPLGRIALRGDDTAVTGLEIAAAGRLSSDGAPDHPTPVLQRAAAQLAEYFAGRRRDFDVPVRVSGTPFQQAIWEQLRAIPFGAVRGYGELGRATGRATAGRAVGGAVGANPVPLLIPCHRVLAGDGRITGYSAGDGVTTKAWLLDHEGIAHR, translated from the coding sequence ATGTCTCCTCTTCCCGCCCCCTCGGGGCTGCTCGTCATCGACTCTCCCCTCGGTCGCATCGCCCTCCGCGGCGACGACACGGCGGTCACCGGGCTCGAGATCGCGGCGGCCGGGCGCCTCTCCAGCGACGGCGCGCCGGATCACCCGACCCCGGTGCTCCAGCGGGCGGCCGCGCAGCTTGCCGAGTACTTCGCCGGCCGGCGGCGCGACTTCGACGTCCCGGTGCGGGTGAGCGGCACGCCCTTCCAGCAGGCGATCTGGGAGCAGCTCCGAGCCATCCCGTTCGGCGCCGTGCGGGGCTATGGCGAGCTCGGGCGAGCCACCGGGCGGGCCACCGCGGGCCGCGCCGTGGGCGGCGCGGTCGGCGCGAACCCCGTCCCACTGCTCATCCCCTGCCACCGCGTGCTCGCCGGCGACGGGCGCATCACCGGCTACAGCGCGGGCGACGGGGTCACGACGAAGGCCTGGCTGCTCGACCACGAGGGCATCGCGCACCGATGA
- a CDS encoding aldo/keto reductase: MTAMPLRPLGDSDLLVSAVGLGCNNFGRPGSATEDQRGTDRVLHAAIDHGITLLDTAEMYGYEHGRSEAMMGVALAGRRDRVVIASKFGNADFKNPELRDVPHGSRTYIRTAVEGSLRRLRTDYLDLYQLHTPDPQTPIDETLAALHELVDAGLVRAIGHSNLDTAQTIEADDAARAGGHPRFVSAQLEYSLLARGLDAELLPLLESRDIGLLPYYPLANGLLTGKFSREGGPADSRIMRQRPHVATDAPWDALDSYRVLAAEQGIGMLEATVGWLLSRPAMASVIAGATTVEQVAQNAAAATAWTPDTEALARIDALFPVPTA; encoded by the coding sequence ATGACCGCGATGCCGCTGCGCCCGCTGGGCGACTCCGACCTGCTCGTCTCCGCCGTCGGACTGGGCTGCAACAACTTCGGCCGTCCCGGGTCCGCAACGGAGGACCAACGCGGCACCGATCGGGTGCTGCACGCCGCCATCGACCACGGCATCACGCTGCTCGACACGGCCGAGATGTACGGCTACGAGCACGGCCGCAGCGAGGCGATGATGGGCGTCGCGCTGGCCGGACGCCGCGATCGGGTCGTCATCGCGAGCAAGTTCGGCAACGCCGACTTCAAGAATCCCGAGCTGCGGGATGTGCCGCACGGCTCACGGACGTACATCCGGACGGCCGTCGAGGGCTCGTTGCGGCGCCTGCGCACCGACTACCTCGACTTGTACCAGCTGCACACCCCCGACCCGCAGACGCCCATCGACGAGACGCTCGCGGCCCTGCACGAGCTCGTCGACGCCGGGCTCGTGCGCGCGATCGGGCACTCGAACCTCGACACCGCGCAGACCATCGAGGCCGACGACGCGGCACGGGCTGGTGGCCACCCCCGGTTCGTGTCGGCCCAGCTCGAGTACAGCCTTCTTGCCCGCGGGCTCGACGCCGAGCTGCTGCCGCTACTCGAGAGCCGCGACATCGGTCTGCTGCCGTACTACCCGCTCGCGAACGGCCTGCTGACCGGCAAGTTCAGCCGCGAGGGCGGGCCCGCCGACTCGCGCATCATGCGCCAGCGCCCGCACGTCGCCACCGACGCGCCCTGGGATGCGCTGGACTCCTACCGCGTGCTCGCAGCCGAGCAGGGCATCGGGATGCTCGAGGCGACGGTCGGCTGGCTGCTCAGCCGCCCGGCGATGGCCTCGGTGATCGCCGGCGCGACGACGGTCGAGCAGGTCGCCCAGAACGCGGCCGCCGCTACCGCGTGGACGCCCGACACGGAGGCCCTGGCCCGCATCGACGCCCTCTTCCCGGTGCCGACCGCTTAG
- a CDS encoding TspO/MBR family protein, with protein MTATRPGARPDAARTPAAAAASASVVDRSARTAPDRRGTRSAAVLVTLLAIAAAVGSLGGLISAGPIEGWYAAAPKPMFAPPDAVFGPVWAVLYVLIAVAGWLVWRAPDSEARTRGLRLYVAQFALNALWTPVFFGLGELVGAPGLWAALVLVVVIDIVILATIIRFGDVSRAAAALLLPYWFWSLFATTLNAAIAVLAG; from the coding sequence ATGACGGCGACACGACCGGGCGCGCGTCCGGATGCGGCTCGCACGCCCGCCGCGGCTGCAGCCTCCGCATCCGTCGTCGACCGCTCGGCGCGCACCGCGCCCGACCGCAGGGGAACCCGCTCGGCCGCCGTGCTGGTGACCCTGCTCGCGATCGCCGCCGCCGTCGGGAGCCTGGGCGGCCTCATCTCGGCCGGACCGATCGAGGGCTGGTACGCGGCCGCCCCCAAGCCGATGTTCGCGCCACCGGACGCGGTCTTCGGGCCCGTCTGGGCGGTCCTCTACGTGCTGATCGCCGTCGCCGGCTGGCTCGTCTGGCGAGCGCCCGACTCGGAGGCCCGCACACGCGGCCTGCGGCTGTACGTCGCCCAGTTCGCCCTCAATGCGCTCTGGACCCCCGTCTTCTTCGGGCTCGGCGAGCTGGTGGGCGCGCCGGGGCTGTGGGCCGCGCTCGTGCTGGTCGTCGTGATCGACATCGTGATCCTCGCCACGATCATCCGGTTCGGCGATGTCAGCCGCGCCGCCGCTGCACTGCTGCTGCCCTACTGGTTCTGGTCGCTGTTCGCCACGACGCTCAACGCCGCGATCGCCGTCCTCGCCGGCTGA
- a CDS encoding TspO/MBR family protein, which produces MTGTVTPGTAPRGGTRPIALSALVLSIIIGVNVLSAQLGSAISQPSIQGWYAATAKPAWTPPNEVFAGVWTVLYLATSVAAWLVWRERHRRRIDRALTLYVVQLVLNALWSPLFFALYPAIGVTAMWLSLTVHLLLLVAITTTIVEFWPIHRVAALIMVPYLVWVVFAASLTVSIAVIN; this is translated from the coding sequence ATGACAGGCACGGTGACGCCGGGCACCGCCCCACGCGGCGGCACCCGGCCGATCGCGCTCTCAGCGCTGGTGCTGAGCATCATCATCGGTGTCAACGTGCTGTCGGCGCAGCTCGGCTCGGCCATCTCGCAGCCCTCCATCCAGGGCTGGTACGCGGCAACGGCGAAGCCCGCCTGGACCCCGCCCAACGAGGTGTTCGCGGGTGTCTGGACCGTGCTCTACCTCGCCACCTCGGTGGCCGCGTGGCTCGTCTGGCGCGAGCGCCACCGGCGGCGCATCGACCGGGCCCTCACCCTGTACGTCGTGCAGCTCGTGCTCAACGCGCTATGGTCGCCGCTGTTCTTCGCCCTCTACCCCGCGATCGGCGTGACCGCGATGTGGCTGTCCCTCACCGTGCACCTGCTGCTGCTGGTCGCCATCACGACCACGATCGTCGAATTCTGGCCGATTCACCGGGTCGCCGCGCTGATCATGGTGCCGTACCTCGTGTGGGTGGTCTTCGCCGCCTCGCTGACGGTCAGCATCGCGGTGATCAACTGA
- a CDS encoding FAD-dependent oxidoreductase — translation MSAEHDYRGLSFWHATVDDELTPRPALDGDVDTDVAIVGAGLTGLWTAYELQRRDPTLRIALIEKRIAGFGASGRNGGWASALFPASAASLEKRYGRESAIAMRQAMIDTVDEVGRAAAEAGVACDYAKGGTIVYARSEPQWRAAQDEVAAAQRLGVDRLELWGPDSVHARDARGAVYDPACARVHPAALVRGLARAVEQRGATIYEHTTAEHWETGRVRTDRGTVRARHIVLALEGYGAATAQLRRRILPLYSLMIATQPLDEAVWDELGIEHGQTFSDGRHLIIYGQRTADNRIAFGGRGARYHWGSTIRDEYDRVDRVFAHLVATLQEMFPQLPPLEAEHRWGGPLGVPRDWHASVQYDPATGIGYAGGYVGDGLSTTNLAGRTLADLITGQDTALTRLPWVGHRSPDWEPEPLRFAGANAGLLAMTAADAEERATGRSSLIARAMSPLIGH, via the coding sequence CTGAGCGCCGAGCACGACTACCGCGGACTGAGCTTCTGGCACGCGACGGTCGACGATGAGCTGACCCCGCGCCCGGCCCTCGATGGCGACGTCGACACCGACGTCGCCATCGTCGGGGCCGGACTCACCGGGCTGTGGACCGCCTACGAGCTGCAGCGCCGCGACCCGACGCTGCGGATCGCGCTGATCGAGAAGCGCATCGCCGGCTTCGGCGCGTCCGGTCGCAACGGCGGCTGGGCGAGCGCCCTGTTCCCGGCCTCCGCGGCCTCGCTCGAGAAGCGCTACGGGCGCGAGTCGGCGATCGCCATGCGGCAGGCCATGATCGACACCGTCGACGAGGTCGGTCGCGCGGCCGCCGAGGCGGGAGTCGCCTGCGACTACGCGAAGGGCGGAACCATCGTCTACGCGCGTTCGGAGCCCCAGTGGCGCGCCGCCCAGGATGAGGTCGCCGCGGCACAGCGGCTCGGCGTCGACCGGCTCGAACTGTGGGGCCCCGACAGCGTGCACGCTCGAGACGCCCGCGGTGCCGTCTACGACCCGGCGTGCGCGCGGGTGCACCCCGCGGCCCTCGTCCGCGGTCTCGCCCGCGCTGTCGAGCAGCGCGGAGCGACGATCTACGAGCACACCACCGCGGAGCACTGGGAGACGGGCCGGGTGCGCACCGACCGCGGTACGGTGCGGGCGCGTCACATCGTTCTCGCCCTGGAGGGCTACGGCGCGGCCACCGCGCAGCTCAGGCGGCGCATCCTTCCCCTGTACTCGCTCATGATCGCGACCCAGCCCCTCGACGAGGCGGTCTGGGACGAGCTCGGCATCGAGCACGGCCAGACGTTCTCCGACGGCCGCCATCTGATCATCTACGGTCAGCGCACCGCCGACAACCGCATCGCCTTCGGCGGCCGCGGCGCCCGCTACCACTGGGGCAGCACGATCCGCGACGAGTACGATCGGGTCGATCGGGTGTTCGCGCATCTCGTCGCGACGCTGCAGGAGATGTTCCCGCAGCTGCCCCCGCTGGAGGCCGAGCACCGCTGGGGCGGCCCGCTCGGGGTTCCCCGCGACTGGCATGCGAGCGTGCAGTACGACCCGGCGACCGGCATCGGCTATGCCGGCGGCTATGTCGGCGACGGCTTGTCGACGACGAACCTGGCCGGCCGGACCCTCGCCGACCTGATCACCGGGCAGGACACCGCGCTCACGCGCCTGCCCTGGGTCGGCCACCGCTCCCCCGACTGGGAGCCCGAGCCGCTGCGCTTCGCCGGAGCGAACGCGGGGCTCCTGGCGATGACCGCCGCCGACGCCGAGGAGCGCGCGACCGGCCGATCCTCCCTCATCGCCCGCGCGATGAGTCCGCTCATCGGCCACTGA
- a CDS encoding aspartate aminotransferase family protein, whose translation MTIDAPIAPVGAALDAATEADLQQKAKDHLWMHFARQSGMEAGNGVPIIVRGDGHHIYDSQGKKYIDGLSGLFVVQVGHGRERLAEAARKQAEELAFFPLWSYAHPTAIELADKLADYAPGDLNRVFFTTGGGEAVESAWKLAKQYFKLTGKPMKHKVISRAIAYHGTPQGALAITGIPGMKEMFEPLTPGGFRVPNTNYYRAEEMGFHGSLEEFGQWAANRIEEAILFEGPDTVAAVFLEPVQNSGGCFPPPPGYFQRVREICDQYDVLLVSDEVICAYGRIGEMFACTALGYVPDIITSAKGLTSGYSPLGAMIVSDRIYEPFKHGQTAFYHGYTFAGHPVSAAVALENIAIMEEEGILAHVRENSPKFRAALERLLDIPIVGDVRGEGYFFGIELVKNKETKETFNADESERLLRGFLSKALFDAGLYCRADDRGDPVIQLAPPLTIGPAEFDEIERILRAVLTEASNRL comes from the coding sequence ATGACCATCGACGCCCCGATCGCGCCCGTCGGCGCGGCGCTCGACGCCGCCACCGAGGCCGATCTGCAGCAGAAGGCGAAGGACCACCTCTGGATGCACTTCGCACGCCAGAGCGGCATGGAGGCCGGCAACGGCGTGCCCATCATCGTGCGCGGCGACGGCCACCACATCTACGACTCGCAGGGCAAGAAGTACATCGACGGCCTCTCGGGCCTGTTCGTGGTGCAGGTCGGCCACGGCCGGGAGCGGCTGGCGGAGGCGGCGCGCAAGCAGGCGGAGGAGCTCGCGTTCTTCCCGCTCTGGTCGTACGCGCACCCGACCGCGATCGAGCTGGCCGACAAGCTGGCCGACTACGCCCCCGGCGATCTCAACCGCGTGTTCTTCACCACGGGCGGCGGCGAGGCTGTCGAGTCGGCCTGGAAGCTCGCGAAGCAGTACTTCAAGCTCACCGGCAAGCCCATGAAGCACAAGGTCATCTCGCGCGCGATCGCGTACCACGGCACCCCGCAGGGCGCCCTGGCGATCACGGGTATCCCCGGCATGAAGGAGATGTTCGAGCCGCTCACGCCCGGTGGCTTCCGCGTGCCGAACACCAACTACTACCGCGCCGAGGAGATGGGCTTCCACGGCTCGCTTGAGGAGTTCGGCCAGTGGGCCGCCAACCGCATCGAGGAGGCGATCCTCTTCGAGGGCCCCGACACGGTCGCCGCCGTCTTCCTCGAGCCCGTGCAGAACTCGGGCGGCTGCTTCCCGCCGCCCCCCGGCTACTTCCAGCGCGTGCGCGAGATCTGCGACCAGTACGACGTGCTGCTCGTCAGTGACGAGGTCATCTGCGCCTACGGCCGCATCGGCGAGATGTTCGCCTGCACGGCCCTCGGCTATGTGCCCGACATCATCACCTCGGCGAAGGGCCTCACCAGCGGCTACTCGCCGCTCGGCGCGATGATCGTCAGCGACCGCATCTACGAGCCGTTCAAGCACGGCCAGACGGCGTTCTACCACGGCTACACCTTCGCCGGGCACCCGGTGTCGGCGGCTGTCGCGCTCGAGAACATCGCCATCATGGAGGAGGAGGGCATCCTCGCGCACGTTCGGGAGAACTCTCCGAAATTCCGTGCGGCGCTCGAGCGGCTCCTCGACATCCCGATCGTCGGCGACGTGCGCGGCGAGGGCTACTTCTTCGGCATCGAGCTGGTGAAGAACAAGGAGACCAAGGAGACGTTCAACGCTGACGAATCGGAGCGCCTGCTGCGCGGCTTCCTGTCGAAGGCACTGTTCGACGCCGGTCTCTACTGCCGTGCGGACGACCGCGGAGACCCCGTCATCCAGCTCGCGCCGCCGCTCACCATCGGTCCGGCCGAGTTCGACGAGATCGAGCGCATCCTGCGCGCGGTCCTGACCGAGGCCTCCAACCGGCTCTAG
- a CDS encoding Lrp/AsnC family transcriptional regulator gives MAPRSKPLHLDEVSKAIVEQLQTDGRRSYAEIGKAVGLSEAAVRQRVQKLTEAGVMQVVAVTDPMQLGFYRQAMIGIRVSGDTRHVADELSRLRAVDYVVLTAGTFDILAEVVCEDDDDLIELLNTKIRGIDGVQSTETFVYLRLHKQHYNWGTR, from the coding sequence ATGGCACCGCGCAGCAAGCCTCTCCACCTCGACGAGGTGTCGAAGGCCATCGTCGAGCAGCTGCAGACCGATGGCCGCCGCTCGTACGCCGAGATCGGCAAGGCCGTGGGCCTCAGCGAGGCCGCCGTGCGCCAGCGGGTGCAGAAGCTGACGGAGGCGGGCGTCATGCAGGTCGTCGCCGTGACCGACCCGATGCAGCTGGGCTTCTACCGGCAGGCGATGATCGGGATCCGCGTGAGCGGCGACACCCGGCACGTGGCGGATGAGCTCAGCCGCCTCCGCGCCGTCGACTACGTCGTCCTCACCGCCGGCACTTTCGACATCCTCGCCGAGGTCGTCTGCGAGGACGACGACGACCTCATCGAACTGCTCAATACGAAGATCCGCGGGATCGACGGCGTGCAGTCCACCGAGACCTTCGTCTACCTCCGCCTGCACAAGCAGCACTACAACTGGGGAACCCGATGA
- a CDS encoding gamma-aminobutyraldehyde dehydrogenase produces the protein MSDRILRNVIGGESVESATDTYLDLIDPATEEVYGRAPVSTAAEIDAAYAAASSAFRHWGRTTPAERQLALFRLADAMAERADEFADLESQDTGKPRATLVADEIDQSVDQLRFFAGAARDLNGRSAGEYLAGHTSYVRREPIGVIGQVTPWNYPLNMAVWKIAPAIAAGNTVVLKPSDTTPLATVRLAELAAEILPAGVLNVVMGDRTTGAALLQHPTPQMVAITGSVRAGMEVAKAASSDLKRVHLELGGKAPAIVFPDADPQTVAEGLVLAAYFNAGQDCTAATRVIVHESVHDEVVAALVARAATHAVTGGPREEGVFYGPLNNAAQLERVSGIVDRLPAHAEIVAGGARQGDRGYFFPATIVTGMRQEDEAVQEEIFGPVLTVQTFRTEEEALALANGVRYALASSVWTSDHGRAMRFSRDLDFGCVWINTHIPFVSDMPHGGFKHSGYGKDLSHYGFEDYTRLKHVMSYIG, from the coding sequence ATGAGCGACCGCATCCTGCGCAACGTCATCGGCGGCGAGTCCGTCGAGAGCGCCACCGACACGTACCTCGACCTGATCGACCCGGCGACCGAGGAGGTCTACGGGCGTGCGCCGGTCAGCACGGCGGCCGAGATCGACGCCGCCTACGCGGCCGCGTCGTCGGCGTTCCGGCACTGGGGCCGCACCACGCCGGCCGAGCGCCAGCTCGCGCTGTTCCGCCTCGCCGACGCGATGGCCGAGCGCGCCGACGAGTTCGCCGACCTCGAGTCGCAGGACACCGGCAAGCCGCGCGCCACCCTCGTCGCCGACGAGATCGACCAGTCGGTCGACCAGCTCCGCTTCTTCGCGGGGGCCGCGCGCGACCTCAACGGCCGGTCCGCGGGCGAGTACCTCGCCGGCCACACCTCCTACGTGCGCCGCGAGCCGATCGGCGTCATCGGCCAGGTCACGCCCTGGAACTACCCGCTCAACATGGCGGTGTGGAAGATCGCGCCGGCCATCGCCGCGGGCAACACCGTGGTGCTCAAGCCCTCCGACACGACCCCCCTCGCGACCGTCCGGCTGGCCGAGCTCGCCGCCGAGATCCTCCCCGCGGGGGTGCTCAACGTCGTGATGGGCGACCGCACCACCGGCGCGGCCCTGCTGCAGCATCCGACCCCCCAGATGGTCGCGATCACCGGCTCGGTGCGCGCTGGCATGGAGGTCGCGAAGGCCGCCTCCAGTGACCTCAAGCGCGTGCACCTCGAGCTCGGGGGCAAGGCTCCGGCCATCGTGTTCCCCGACGCCGACCCGCAGACGGTCGCCGAGGGCCTCGTGCTCGCCGCCTACTTCAACGCCGGCCAGGACTGCACGGCCGCGACCCGCGTGATCGTGCACGAGTCGGTGCACGACGAGGTCGTCGCCGCGCTCGTCGCCCGCGCCGCGACGCACGCCGTGACCGGCGGCCCGCGCGAGGAGGGCGTGTTCTACGGCCCGCTCAACAACGCTGCCCAGCTGGAGCGGGTCTCGGGCATCGTCGACCGGCTTCCCGCGCACGCCGAGATCGTCGCCGGTGGGGCGCGCCAGGGCGACCGCGGCTACTTCTTCCCGGCCACCATCGTCACCGGCATGCGCCAGGAGGATGAGGCGGTGCAGGAGGAGATCTTCGGGCCGGTGCTGACCGTGCAGACGTTCCGGACCGAGGAGGAGGCGCTCGCCCTCGCCAACGGCGTGCGGTACGCGCTCGCCTCGTCGGTCTGGACGAGCGACCACGGCCGTGCGATGCGGTTCTCGCGCGACCTCGACTTCGGCTGCGTCTGGATCAACACGCACATCCCGTTCGTGTCCGACATGCCGCACGGCGGGTTCAAGCACTCCGGCTACGGCAAGGACCTCTCGCACTACGGCTTCGAGGACTACACGCGCCTCAAGCATGTGATGTCGTACATCGGCTAG
- a CDS encoding FHA domain-containing protein, translating into MTEQHDDEATVIRPRRSDAPSRPGVPSGAELEDAEATVIRLIEPRPPAPRAPLPTERRTSVPTPPPPAAAEPAPTGAGWAVRVRGATPVVQLDRPVVVGRRPGPPRPGEHPEPRRLVVPADCADVSARHARIEQLGETLVVVDLGSTNGTVVHWSSGAPLRLRPGESTAVLPDAVIELGERLILEFLPATPTPEPPS; encoded by the coding sequence GTGACGGAGCAGCACGATGACGAGGCGACGGTCATCCGGCCGCGGCGCTCCGACGCGCCGTCGCGCCCCGGTGTGCCGTCGGGCGCCGAGCTCGAGGATGCCGAGGCCACCGTCATCCGGCTCATCGAGCCGCGCCCGCCGGCGCCCCGCGCTCCGCTGCCGACCGAGCGGCGCACGTCGGTCCCCACCCCTCCTCCTCCGGCGGCGGCCGAGCCCGCGCCGACCGGCGCCGGGTGGGCGGTGCGCGTGCGCGGCGCCACGCCGGTCGTGCAGCTCGACCGTCCGGTCGTGGTCGGGCGGCGCCCGGGTCCGCCGCGCCCGGGTGAGCATCCCGAACCGCGTCGACTCGTCGTGCCCGCGGACTGCGCCGACGTCTCCGCGCGGCACGCGCGCATCGAGCAGCTGGGAGAGACGCTCGTCGTCGTCGACCTCGGGTCGACAAACGGCACCGTCGTACACTGGTCGAGCGGCGCCCCGCTCCGCCTGCGACCGGGCGAGTCGACCGCCGTTCTCCCCGACGCGGTGATCGAGCTCGGCGAGCGTCTGATCCTCGAGTTCCTCCCTGCCACCCCGACCCCGGAGCCGCCATCGTGA
- a CDS encoding protein phosphatase 2C domain-containing protein, with the protein MTALGRSSVRHVVSVPDHGATLALSWHGVTHTGYRRTANEDSYLADVPLFAVADGMGGHSHGDRASDAVVRRLQAAVDGDLIEPEAIVEALNQATWDIHQLDDADRGIGTTVTGVALTLVDGAPRFVCFNVGDSRVYRFAGNELTQVTTDHSIVQEMVDAGQLTAEQAENHPESNVITRAIGFSIEPQVDLSILPIVEGMRLLICSDGLTKEVPAERLRLHLAARLSARETANALVDAALAQGGRDNITVIVVDVVRAPAP; encoded by the coding sequence GTGACCGCCCTCGGCCGCAGCAGCGTGCGCCATGTCGTCTCCGTTCCCGACCACGGGGCGACCCTCGCGCTCTCCTGGCACGGCGTCACCCACACGGGCTACCGCCGGACGGCGAACGAGGACAGCTACCTCGCCGATGTGCCCCTTTTCGCGGTCGCCGACGGCATGGGCGGGCACTCGCACGGCGACCGGGCGAGCGACGCGGTCGTGCGGCGCCTGCAGGCCGCTGTCGACGGCGACCTCATCGAGCCGGAGGCGATCGTCGAGGCGCTCAACCAGGCGACGTGGGACATCCACCAGCTCGACGACGCCGACCGCGGCATCGGCACGACCGTCACCGGCGTGGCCCTGACCCTTGTCGACGGGGCCCCGCGCTTCGTCTGCTTCAACGTCGGCGATTCCCGCGTCTACCGCTTCGCCGGCAACGAGCTCACCCAGGTCACGACCGACCACTCGATCGTCCAGGAAATGGTCGACGCGGGGCAGCTCACCGCCGAGCAGGCGGAGAACCACCCCGAGTCGAACGTCATCACGCGCGCCATCGGGTTCTCGATCGAGCCCCAGGTCGACCTCAGCATCCTGCCCATCGTGGAGGGCATGCGGCTGCTCATCTGCTCCGACGGGCTGACCAAGGAGGTCCCGGCGGAGCGGCTCCGGCTGCACCTCGCCGCCCGCCTCAGCGCCCGCGAGACCGCCAATGCGCTCGTGGATGCGGCGCTCGCGCAGGGCGGGCGCGACAACATCACCGTGATCGTCGTCGACGTGGTGCGCGCCCCCGCACCCTGA
- a CDS encoding serine/threonine-protein kinase: MLPGFSHVRLLGSGGFADVFLYEQNMPRRQVAVKVMLADVVTEHVRQMFQVEANLMAQLSSHPGILTVYQASISADGRPYLVMELCSSQLAGRYRVERIPVAEVLRVGVQIGSAVETAHRSGVLHRDIKPSNILTTVYGHPVLSDFGIASSLGTVESTEVVGMSIPWSAPEVLLDETAGTVTSEVWSLAATIYTLLAGRSPFEVLDGANGSSELIGRITRARLPGMDRDDVPASLMSVLARAMSRDPGKRQQSVLELVRDLQRVEAELGLVTTQADVAMDDWALASIGDPGDRTIVRAVSPRAPGVPGTRRRRRAVDGAPVPVESVASPISSTAARTASRTRLLAVGLVVVALAVIGLGATATILAIQGGDRDLPRVANVEAALDGTTVVFSWDDPGLAAGDSYQVVLADGRETFQRSAEFAAAAAPGDRVCITVRVAREGRLGPASDEKCAEVSGG; encoded by the coding sequence GTGCTACCCGGGTTCAGCCATGTGCGGCTGCTCGGCAGCGGCGGGTTCGCCGATGTCTTCCTCTACGAGCAGAACATGCCGCGGCGTCAGGTCGCAGTGAAGGTCATGCTCGCGGATGTCGTCACCGAGCATGTGCGCCAGATGTTCCAGGTCGAAGCCAACCTCATGGCGCAGTTGTCATCGCACCCGGGCATCCTCACCGTGTATCAGGCCAGCATCTCGGCCGATGGCCGGCCGTACCTGGTGATGGAGCTCTGCTCCTCCCAGTTGGCGGGCCGCTACCGGGTCGAGCGCATCCCCGTCGCCGAGGTGCTCCGCGTCGGCGTTCAGATCGGCAGTGCGGTCGAGACGGCGCACCGCAGCGGCGTGCTGCACCGTGACATCAAGCCCTCGAACATCCTCACCACCGTGTACGGGCATCCCGTGCTCAGCGACTTCGGCATCGCGTCGAGCCTGGGCACCGTCGAGAGCACGGAGGTGGTCGGGATGTCGATCCCGTGGTCGGCGCCGGAGGTGCTCCTCGACGAGACTGCCGGCACGGTGACGAGCGAGGTCTGGTCGCTCGCGGCCACCATCTACACGCTGCTCGCGGGCCGATCTCCCTTCGAGGTGCTCGACGGCGCGAACGGCTCGAGCGAGCTGATCGGCCGCATCACCCGCGCCCGGCTGCCCGGCATGGACCGCGACGATGTGCCGGCATCCCTCATGTCCGTGCTCGCCCGTGCCATGTCGCGCGACCCAGGGAAGCGGCAGCAGTCGGTGCTCGAGCTCGTGCGCGACCTGCAGCGGGTGGAGGCCGAGCTCGGCCTCGTGACCACGCAGGCCGATGTCGCCATGGACGACTGGGCGCTCGCGAGCATCGGCGACCCCGGCGATCGCACGATCGTGCGGGCGGTCTCACCACGGGCGCCGGGTGTGCCGGGCACCCGCCGTCGTCGCCGCGCTGTCGACGGGGCGCCCGTGCCCGTCGAGAGCGTGGCCTCGCCGATCTCCTCGACGGCGGCCCGCACCGCGTCGCGCACCCGGCTGCTCGCCGTCGGCCTCGTCGTGGTCGCGCTCGCCGTGATCGGCCTCGGCGCGACAGCCACCATCCTCGCCATCCAGGGCGGCGACCGCGACCTCCCGCGCGTCGCGAACGTCGAGGCGGCGCTCGACGGCACGACGGTCGTGTTCTCCTGGGATGACCCGGGCCTCGCCGCCGGCGACTCGTACCAGGTCGTGCTGGCGGACGGTCGGGAGACCTTCCAGCGCTCCGCGGAGTTCGCCGCCGCCGCCGCACCGGGCGACCGTGTCTGCATCACGGTGCGCGTCGCGCGCGAGGGCCGTCTGGGCCCGGCGAGCGACGAGAAGTGCGCCGAGGTCTCCGGGGGGTGA